CGGCGGCGTTCAGTTGAAGGGCGGAGTCAACCGCCATATCCGCGCCCGAAAGCATTTCGCGGGGATGGGAATTTGCCACCGCAACACACCTCATTCCCGCCGCCGCCGCCGCCTCTATCCCGTGAACCGAATCCTCTATAACGAGGCACTCTCCGGGCATGGCAGGCTCATCAAGCGCCCTGCTCAGGTTAATCCCCCTTAAGGCGCGAACAAACGGTTCGGGGTCGGGCTTGCATTTTTCGCAATCCTCGGCGCTCACAATGCACGGGAAAAACCCAAGCAGCCCGGCGTGTGAAAGCACGGCCTCTATCTCTTTCCTCAAAGCCCCGGACGCAATCGCAAGGGTGAAACCTTCGGACGCGAGAGACCTTATGAGCGCGTCCACCCCTTCAAACAGTTCGCACCGGGCAATTTCGTTTTCCGTCAGGAGAGACTTCTCCCGCACCAGCGCGGAGACGGTTTCCCCGCGCGCGTCCTTTCCGTTTTCAGCAAGCAGGGTTTCAAAGAAGGCTTTGTCATCAAGGGCGAGATAGCGGGAGAAATAGTTTTCGTCCGAAAAACTGATTCCCAAAGGGGCAAGCGTCTTGCGGAAGGCTTTCATGTGGATTGCCTCGGTGTCGGCAATAACGCCGTCAAAATCAAAAATTACGATCTTTGCCATAGAATTACTCCGCCTGTTCCCGCCCGGAAAGAATACACGGTAAAATGTCCGCTACCGGTCTGATATGGCAACATCAAAAAGACAGAGAGACAAAACCGCCGAAACCGCCGCTCCCTCCGGAATGCGGAAAGAGTTGCCGTTTGCGGTTGCGATTGCCGCCGCCGTGTTTGCGGTTTACGCCCTCACCGCGCCGCAAACCGTTACCTTTGAGGATGACGGCCTGTTCATTATGGCAAGCGTTGACGCCGGTGTGGCGCACCCGCCCGGATACCCTCTTTACACCCTGCTGGGTCATATTTTCTCCCACCTGCCGTTAGGCTCTCCGGCGTTGCGGATACACCTGCTCAGCGGACTGCTGGGGGCGCTTGCGTGCGCGACACTGTTCCTTGCGGCGAGACGGACGGGAGCGCCGCGCCTGTTTGCGGTTGCGGCGGCGGCGGCCTACGGGGTGTCCGAGCATTTCTGGTCTCAGGCAATCATCGCCGAGGTTTACACCCTGAACGCGCTGCTGACCTTTGCCGTATTGCTCTTCTGCCTGAGGGCGGCGGAGAAAGACGGGAAGCCGGAACGCGAGCTCAGTTTTGCCGCCTTGTGTTTTGGTTTGGGGCTGGCGAACCATTTGCATTTGATGACGCTTGCCTTTCCCGCTTTTGCCATACTGCTGCTGCCCCGGTGGCGGCTTGTGGCGGGCGGTCTGCCGCGCCTGCTGGCGATTGCGTTTTGCACAGCGGGCGCGCTTTACCTGTGGATGGTCTGGCGTTCATGGCAGCCGGGGCTGATTGCCTCCTACGGCCCCGTCGGCAGTCTTGAGGATTTCTGGTATTACATCAGTCGGCAGGGTTACGGCAGTGTGGACGCCAGCCCCAGCGCGGGTTTGGCGGACAAGGCGGGGTTTGCGTGGTATTTCCTGAAGGAATGTATTTTCCTTTTCACCCCAGCGGGCGCTTTGCTTGCGCTTGCCGGAATTCGCCGACTTTACCGCGAGGGGAGAAAAACTCTGATTGCGGCGACCGTCTGGATTTTCTTCGCCCACAGTTTGCTGCTTATTCTCGCCCTCGGCATTGACTACGATTACATACGGCTCGCCATCTTCCGCCCCTATCCTCTTATCGCCTACGGCGTCATGGCTTTGTGGATGTGCCACGGCCTTGTTTATATCCGGGATGCGGTTGTTCATCCTCTTGTCCGAACCCTGCCCGCGCTTGCCCTGTTAATTCCCGTGTTTGTTCTGCACAAGAATCTGGACGTCAACAACCGCAGTCAGGACCGCTTTGCCGATACCTACGGCAGGATGATACTGGGGGGTCTTGAGCCCGGAGCCGTGTTGTTTGTGGTGGGCGATAATGACACCGCCCCTCTGGGTTATCTTCACCACACCGAGGGCGTGCGTCCGGATGTGGAACTCATCAACACTCAGGGGCTAATTTTTCCAAACCGCCTTTTCATTCCCACCACAACCACCGAGCGCAAGAAGAAGGAATCTTTCCAAACATTTATGCGCGGCAACACCCGCCCCGTTTACACCGTTACCCGGAGCAAAGACATACCCAATCCGGGCGGCATAGCCCATTTTGGTTTTTACCGGAAATTAAACACTCAAAAGCCGCCGGGCACGGTTACCCTGAACGGTCTTTTTGACAGGCGTGTTGCCGATTATTTTAATTCCATTTCCCTCAGTCCCCCGCCGCAAGACCGCTGGAATCGCGCCCAGCACGGCATACTAATGGGGCAATACGGTTATTTTCTGGGCTACGCCATGCTGTCTCAAGACCCGGCGACAAAACGCGCGGTTGCGGAAAAAATTAAAAGTCTGGAGAGGCATTATCAGGGTCTTGCCGCCGCGGCTGAGGTGTTGATAAAGAATGCGGGCGACACCGGGCAACTGGCAATGGCGCGGGAGTTGCTGGAGCGGGCGGAACTTTCCGTTGATGAGACGCTTATCACGGAAATGCAGGGGCGGCGTTATTACCGCCTCGGCCTACTTGCACACCGTCAGGGTGATAGCGCGGAGGCGCGGAGGCAGTTTGCCAAATCTCTTGAGGTTTATAACCATCCGGCCAATCCTTCGCTTGACCGGGAAGCGTTGAAAAGATTCAGGCCGATTCCGGCGGGGAATTAATTTTTGCTTTTCCGTCATTCCTTGCTCAGACAAGGAAACCAGTCCCTTTCTCCTGTCATTCCTTGCTCTGACAAGGAATCCAGAGGGGGTGGGGTTTTTGCGGTTTCGGGTTTGTAAAAGCGGGATGTGAAATGTTCCGGTGTGAACTTGACAGGTTGACGGGTAGCCGTAAAGTAGTCGCCGTGAACTTGAAGCAGGAAAACGTAGTTTCCTGTCGGGTCTCTGTTACTGATAGAAGACCTTTAGACGGGGAAAAGGTGCAGACCTTCTCTTACTACGTATTTGCAGAAAGTTCACACGGCCCGGCGCCGAGAGCGTCAGACCGAAGGAGAATTGACCAATGAGAAAATCATTCGCACAAACTTTTTTGACGGCGGCTTTTCTGGTTGTCGGGATGGTTTCGCAAGCGGGGGCGTATAAAGCGGGGGAAGGCGCTCACGAAGGCGGGGACAAGACAACAGCGGTCGGAGATAATGCGAATGCGAGCGGTGCAAAATCATCGGCCTTCGGCGAGGATGCGGTTGCCAATGGGACAAAATCCACTGCTATAGGTAGAGGTGCGGGGGCTTATGGCGATTTCTCAACGGCTTTGGGTCAGATTGCGCGGGCAACTCAAGTGGGTTCAACCGCTATAGGTCAGGACGCAAAGGCAACTGGAGCAAGATCAACCGCTATCGGCAGTAGCACAAGAAGCGAGGGTCATTCTTCAATTGCTCTGGGCTATGGGGCAATGGCGACTGGTGTGAGAGCAATCGCCATAGGGAATGGTGTTACTGCCGGAGCAAACCAAATCAGGATAGGCGACTCGTCTATGACCGATGTTGAAATCGGCAATTACGATTTGAGCAAGTTTCAGAACGCCGATGATGTTTCATCTGCAATCAGCACAGGTGTGGCGGACGGCGGAACGATTGACAGGGCGATTGATGATGTAATCAGCACAGGTGTGGCGGACGGCGGAACGATTGACAGGG
This sequence is a window from Candidatus Dadabacteria bacterium. Protein-coding genes within it:
- a CDS encoding HAD family phosphatase yields the protein MAKIVIFDFDGVIADTEAIHMKAFRKTLAPLGISFSDENYFSRYLALDDKAFFETLLAENGKDARGETVSALVREKSLLTENEIARCELFEGVDALIRSLASEGFTLAIASGALRKEIEAVLSHAGLLGFFPCIVSAEDCEKCKPDPEPFVRALRGINLSRALDEPAMPGECLVIEDSVHGIEAAAAAGMRCVAVANSHPREMLSGADMAVDSALQLNAAVLASF
- a CDS encoding DUF2723 domain-containing protein, translating into MATSKRQRDKTAETAAPSGMRKELPFAVAIAAAVFAVYALTAPQTVTFEDDGLFIMASVDAGVAHPPGYPLYTLLGHIFSHLPLGSPALRIHLLSGLLGALACATLFLAARRTGAPRLFAVAAAAAYGVSEHFWSQAIIAEVYTLNALLTFAVLLFCLRAAEKDGKPERELSFAALCFGLGLANHLHLMTLAFPAFAILLLPRWRLVAGGLPRLLAIAFCTAGALYLWMVWRSWQPGLIASYGPVGSLEDFWYYISRQGYGSVDASPSAGLADKAGFAWYFLKECIFLFTPAGALLALAGIRRLYREGRKTLIAATVWIFFAHSLLLILALGIDYDYIRLAIFRPYPLIAYGVMALWMCHGLVYIRDAVVHPLVRTLPALALLIPVFVLHKNLDVNNRSQDRFADTYGRMILGGLEPGAVLFVVGDNDTAPLGYLHHTEGVRPDVELINTQGLIFPNRLFIPTTTTERKKKESFQTFMRGNTRPVYTVTRSKDIPNPGGIAHFGFYRKLNTQKPPGTVTLNGLFDRRVADYFNSISLSPPPQDRWNRAQHGILMGQYGYFLGYAMLSQDPATKRAVAEKIKSLERHYQGLAAAAEVLIKNAGDTGQLAMARELLERAELSVDETLITEMQGRRYYRLGLLAHRQGDSAEARRQFAKSLEVYNHPANPSLDREALKRFRPIPAGN